The genomic stretch ATCCGAACCAATCCAATTACACTGAATCAATCCAATGCGCATCTATTCTCCTGAATCTCTCGTATTTTCAATACTACTTCAAACTTTTAGTTGGATTAAACTTATAAGGTTGATAAATTTACGTAATTTGAACCTAAACTCATGATATTATTTACCTTTTAAGTgattttttgtatgtttttaagTTAATATTAAAATTCAAGTACCAACTcggtttcaaaaaaaaaatcaattccaactcaaaattcaattaaaaaattGAACCAATCCAATTAGtaatttgatttgattttgatgcttaattggattggattagGTTGGATGATGATTTTCAAAATGCAACATTTAGTTGGATTGAAATGGATTAATACAAAAAtgttggattggattggatgtcCACCTCTACTTGATACGTACATGCAAATATGTAATATTTTAaggagttttttttttagttttctatACACTATCATTTGCCAAAAAAAAATGAAGGTGTaaagtataaaaaatattaaaattgcccataaaaatatttaaaattttggtttttaaaaaaaatataagaaagaCTTAATTAATTACTACTGTTTTTCAAACTCATGGACTTAATTGTCAATTTTTTATCTCATAAGGGATTAAATTGCCAAACGACAGAGTCAACTGTTTAATATTGCAAATTAAAAAGAGTTTATGTGCTAAACACCCTTAATTCTAAATTATCAATtatttaaaacatttatattaaattaatcaCATTTAATCTTTTACAAATAAAATATAGACGAAAAATACTTTATTGCAGTCCTGTTATTTTTTAAGATTGCTAGCAATAATCTTCTATTTCAATTTCTTAGTCTGGCTAaactatttttaatataaaatatattatttatactaACAAAATGTTTGTATATACGATAAATTACTATACTGACCTGTATGGTTGATTAGTGATTGAACCAATATCCAAGCGGTAAAGCAGAGCCAAAGACTCAGATGGAGCTGTGGTATTATAATAAATCCTCTGATTACTCAATATGGGCCTTAACTCCAAAGCTGAAATGAAAGGTGTTCCTAACCCAGTATTGATAAGACAAACATGTACCAAGTCTCTCAATGGAATATGAATGATCTCTTCGAGTTGAAAAATTGACACGTTCCCAATAGTGACTGTGGTCCAGAAGCTGGCTCCAATATGGAGATCAAACTCTGGCGCAGTGTTTTGGTTGTCATAATTCCCATGAAAAAATGTTGCTAGGATTAGGTACCTTGTTCCCTTTGTGATGTTTATGGCGTAGCAGTTTCGAACTCCTTCGGGAAAGCTTCTTAGGGTTTTCACGTATTCTTTAATACCGGCTTTGTACTCGAGAGCTACGCTGTGGCTGGTGCCTGTTGTGACGAAAGGTTCGTCTGAGATATATTTCAGGTTTGATTTTGGTTCTGTATAATTCGAGTTTAAGGGCAGTCCACAATCTAAGCTGATGAAGCCTGAAAAGAGAAATGAATTTCGTTAAGTTCACAACTATTTGATTATTAACCGTTCGATCAACTATTAGAATGATCAGAGGGTTGTCGAGCCAATTTTGACAACTATTTGATTAGTTATTCAACCAATGATTGTAAAATAAACCGTTTCAGAATGAATTTTGTTCGGCTCACAACTATTTGATCAGTCATTCAACCAATGATTGTATTAATCGGACGATTTGTCAAGTAGGTAAAGATAAATCAATATATAAAACCCAAAatgcataacataatttataaaatccaataaaaaatatatatggagATTTGTAGGACATTATATTATTTACCTGATTGGTCATCTTGTGCAAATACTAGAGCAAAAGCACTGAGCAACAGAAAGAAAAGAAGCGCTTTGTACAGTTTCATCACTCTCGATCGATCGTGTTGTTCTAATGATAATGCTAAAAGTTAAGAAAATGGACTAGTTTACTTAATGGATATATGTTGAGAAGATCAACATTATTTCTTAAATTGTAAGAGTCAATGGGTTTGAAAGTCAGCAAAAGTGGCTTTTCATATTGTAAGAGTAGTGAACTGGCCCGGTATGGTATCGTGAGTTGCATAGtcaatggatatatatatataattacaaaacTTTGTACGTACTGTATGAGATT from Humulus lupulus chromosome 5, drHumLupu1.1, whole genome shotgun sequence encodes the following:
- the LOC133778440 gene encoding putative leucine-rich repeat receptor-like protein kinase At2g19210, with the protein product MKLYKALLFFLLLSAFALVFAQDDQSGFISLDCGLPLNSNYTEPKSNLKYISDEPFVTTGTSHSVALEYKAGIKEYVKTLRSFPEGVRNCYAINITKGTRYLILATFFHGNYDNQNTAPEFDLHIGASFWTTVTIGNVSIFQLEEIIHIPLRDLVHVCLINTGLGTPFISALELRPILSNQRIYYNTTAPSESLALLYRLDIGSITNQPYRSV